In Actinomycetota bacterium, the sequence AAGCCACCGTCACCGCCGACGCTGCCGGGCACCGTCTGGATCAACCGACCCAACGACACCGCCGACAAGGAGCAGCCGACTCAGTAGTTCCTTGAAGATCTTGTCTCAAGAAGCTTGACAGGTTCCGAGGGCGCCAGCGCCGCCTGGGTCGCGGCGATGTCGGCAAGGCCGGCTCCCATCTCGGCGGCCGCGAGCGGGGCGAACTCCAGACCCGTCAGCAGCGTGAACAGCGTGCTGCCGATGACGATGAACGGGAACCCCACGGCGCTGAAGCGCTCCTCGCCCGCGTCACGCAGATAGCTGCGGATGGCGAGGAAGGCGAGGATGACCAGGCCCGACGCCACCCCGGTCGCCAGGTGCACCAGCCCCCAGCGGATGGTGTCGGCGGCGACCGCCGCCGCGACGGCGGCGTCGTTCGGTAGCCGCCCTGGCAGGAAGGGGTGGGTGACCAGTGCTGCCAGCAACGCGGCGGGGGCGATGGCGACAATGGCGGAGCGGGATCTTGTTCTCATGGTGGCGGGCATCGGGTTTCCACCTTCGGTTCTCTCGGCGCGGTCGATGAATCGTTGAGTGTCATCGAGCGCGAGCCGCAGCGTCTCGTCCAGCAGGGCGTCGGGCTGTTCGATATGGGGCCTGGACCTCACTCCAGCCCGCCCAGGTCCTAGCAAGGGAGAACACGGATCTCGTCAGTAGAAGCTGGAACCTGTCCGAGGTGGCTTGGGGGCGCTGAGGTCCGATCGCGGGACGCGGTTGGAGGTGCAGCGGGTCAGGAGCTGCGTTGCGATCGGCCAGCCTCCAGTTGGTCGTGCCGGTCGGTTACCTGTGGGCCACGGTGGCTTTGCCCGCGCCGAGCCGCGATCGCATCGGCGATGTGAGCGGCGTCTCGTCCCACACCGTGGATCTGCTCCGAGGAGACCGCGTAGAGGAACTTGAGGCCGATGAAGTACAGGCCGGGCATCTGCTCGACGACACCGCGGCGATGGTTGGGCTCGGACCTGCCTTCTTCGATCGCTGGAAGGTCGATCCAGGAGAACCCTGGATGGAACCCGGTGCACCACACCACGTTGGCAACATCGATGCGACGGCCGTCTTCGAGTTGGGGCTGTCCGTGCTGGACCCCGGTGATCCGGGGGACACGTTCCACGCCTGCTGCTGCTAGGTCCTTCGGCTTGACCCTCAGCAAGGGCTCACCGGTGGACTGCATCTTGGGCCGGGCCTTTCTTCCGATGGGCGTGCTGGTGGTCAGCACGCGGTGGAAGATGACCCGCCCGACGAACGGCAGGAGGATCCGCGCTGCCACGGTCTCTGGACGGAACGGGATGACACCGGTGTCGGGCCCGGACAGCCAGACGTCGTGGGTTCTGGCCAGCTCCATGGCGACCTCTGCGCCCGAGTTGCCTGCTCCCACCACGAGGACACCTCCTTGCTGGAGCTGACCGGGGTTGCGGTACTCGGCGACGTGAAGCTGGACGATGCCCGGGTCGAGCTCGCTGGCGAACTCCGGGACCCGGGGACGCTGCCAGCTCGACATCGCAACCACCACGTTGTCGGCTTCGAACCGGCGGTTGCCCGCAACCGCCACGAAGCGGTCGCCCTCTCGAGACAGCCGCTGCACCCGCACACCGGTCTCGACAGGGATCTCGAAGCGCTCGGCGTAGGACTGCAGGTAGTCGGCCATCTCGTCCTTGCTGGGAAACTTCCAGTGGTACCCGACGTGGGGCATCCCGGGTAGGGCGTTGAGGCGGTTGGGGGTGAACAGCCGCAGCGAGTCCCACCGGTTGCGCCAGGCGTCCCCGACCCGGTCGTTGGCATCGACGATCGTGTACGGCAGGCCACGTTGGGTGAGGTGGTAGCCCACAGCCAGCCCGGACTGTCCCCCGCCGATGACCAGCGTCTCCACGTACTGGCTTGCAGTCCGATCGGTCATGTCGTGACCCTCCCTGGGCGACGCTCGCCCCGATGCCGTATACTCTGCCTTGGAGTAACCTACACTCCGATTTGGAGTAAGTCAAGAGGTGGGGATGAAGGATCGCCTGACGACTACCTCGTATGCGGTGCTGGCTCAGGTAGCGGTGCGGCCCTGGTCCGCTTACGAGCTGGCCGAGCAACGAGTGCGCTACTTCCGGTACGTGTGGCCTCGGGCCGAAAGTGCCATCTACCGTGAGGTGAAGCGGCTGTCCGCGATGGGCCTGCTGGAGGGCAGAAAGGAGTACACCGGGCAACGGTCCCGAACCGTCTACTCCATCACCCAAGACGGCAAAGAGACGTTGCGGGAGTGGCTCGCAACCCCGATCTCTCCGTTCTCGATGGAGTTCGAGGCGATGTCGCGCCTGTTCGTCGCTCCGCTGGGCACCAAAGACGACATCGTGGGCTCCCTCAAACAGGTCCGTGCTGACGCCCAAGACATGCTCCGGTTCGCCGGGGAGGTCAAGCAGGAGTTCATCGACGGCATCAACGTCGCCCAAGACCAGGTGCACATCAGAGCGCTAGCGGTGGACTTCTTCATCAGCCTGCTGATCACCGTGGAGGCATGGTCCCAACGCACCCTCGCAGAGATCGAAACCTGGGACGATCTCATGCCCTCCGAGGACAAGAACGAGAAAGCGCTCGACAAGATCCGTCAACTTCCGGTCCGCACCCCCCAGGATTCACTCGAGAACGTCTCCAAACCGCCCAAGAGCCAGATGCGGACCCGCTCTTGACAGCGCCTCACCGAAGGTCATCCAGGCAACGAAACTCGTCGTGATCTGAAGCGCCGTCTGACCGGGAGCTTGGTTACTCGATCGTCCTTGCGACCCGTCGCGGGTCTCACCAGGACAGGGCAGGCGCCCGGTCCCGGGAGTTCTCCCGATCGACGCGCCATGCCCCCGCCTTCTGCGCGACCGACTCAGCTCGGATCCGACGGAGCACCTCGGGCCGCCTTCTCTGGCCACGCCAGCCGCGACCTTCACGATCCGCGCGACGAGATCAACTCCCGCGACATCGCCATCTCCTGGACCAGCGGTTATGCGCGGCTCAAGGCGACCAGCCGCATTGCAGGTCCGCGTGACAACCACCGTTCTGAGCGCGGTGTCTCGGGCGGGCTAGCCCGGCTACACGACTTCGGGGAAGCTGCGGTAATTCGCGCATGACCTTCGGCGCGGAGCACGTATAAGCGCCAGAGGACCGACATGCGACGGCCTTCGCACGCTCTGGGACTTTGCGCGATCGAGGCATTCCGTCACCCGTGCAGGGGACTACTGCGCTTCCACGTCAGCGACCCAGAGGCAACGGACGCCTGTCGCTCGCTAGCGTTCTTGGGGGAGGTCGCCTGTGGCTGGGATGCGTGCCGAGGTCGAGCAGCACCGCGACGAGCTCATTGCTGCCGCGGAGCGCCATCGTGCACGCAACGTGAGGCTGTTCGGGTCGGTGGCCACCGGCCGTGATGACGCTGACAGCGACGTGGACTTCCTGGTCGACTTCGAACAGGGTGCGACACTGCTCGACCTGGCTGACTTGAGGGACGAGTTCCAGGAGATTCTCGGGCGTCCGGTCGATGTGCTGTTATCACGAGGGCTCAAGCCGCGGGATGAAGACATCCGTCGCGAGGCCGTTCCGCTGTGACGCGTGGCGATCGGCATCGGCTGCTGGACATGCGGGAAGCGGTGGTCGACCTGTCGACGATCGTCGAGCGCGGCCGCACGACGTGGGATGACGACAAGTTCGTCCGGCTGGCGGCACAGAAGCTGCTGGAGATCCTCGGCGAGGCCGCGAAGCAGGTCAGCGATGAGGTCGGTTCCCGGTATTCGGACGTGCCGTGGCGCGACCTGGCCCGGGTCTGAGACGTCTACACCATGCGTACCACCGCGTCGACTTCGACCTGATGTGGGAGCAGTTGGTGACACAGCTCGCAGACCTCCGACGGACGTTGGGCCGGATCGATCCCGGCGAAGTGGCTGAGGACTGAACGTTGGCGCGGACGTGGCTGTCGATCCGGGTCGACCTTGTGGATGGCATGCACGCCCACGCGTTGTGGCCACGACCGGGCCGACTGATGCTCGCACGGCCGGGGATGACGTTCCGGATGTTGGCTGACGCGATCAATGACGCGTTCGCACGCTGGGACCTCGCCCATCTCCACGCGTTCACGCTGGCAGATGGAACCCGCATCACGATGAAGGGTCCGTGGGACGATGATTGGAACGAGCCGGAGTTGGATGACACGCAGGAGAAGCTGACCCGACTGTCACTGGGTGAGCAGTTCACCTACGAGTTCGACTTCGGTGACAGCTGGATGCACCTGTGCACGGTGGCCGACGAGAAGGTCGACCCTCACGAGGTGTACGGCGAGGCGCCGAAGCGGCCCGTTGCGTCACCACCCCGTCGTCGACCTCGTCCACCGGGCCGTCCAGGCCGACGAGCAGCTCGGCCGCCGCATCGTCTGGGAGCGGCGTGAGCCCGAGCTCACCCGGCTGCCGGTCGAGCCGCCCGAGGGGGCGCCGGAGGGCCCCCAGCGGCCGGTCCCCCTCCCGGACGGCGAGATCGAGCGCTACAGCGACCGGACCTGGTTCAGCTCGCTGGCCGGGCTGGCGTCGAGCCTGGCGGCCACCAACGACCTGAAACGCGCGGTCGTCCCGGTCCTGGACCTGATCCCGAAGCCCGCCCGGTTCGGACGCGACGCGTTCGCCGCCCGCCTCGACCGGGTCCTCGCCGCGCGCGGCGTCGTCACGATGGATCCGGGGGCGCTGCGACGGCTGGACCGGCTCGACGTCCTGGTTGTCGCACCCGGCGTCCTGAGCGAGGATGGGGTGGCGGCCGCGGGCGCGGACGTCGTGGTCGCGGGGTCCGATCACCACGGCCTGCGGCTCGTCTCGCTGGGGCCGAGCCCCCTCGACGTGCACGAGAGCTCCGAGGATCCGGTCGCGCTGGTGCGGCGCCTGCAGCGGGAGTCCCACGTCGTCGGCCTGGTGGCGGCCGGCCCGATCGCGGCGCTGGCGCACGCCGACGTGGCCATCGGCCAGGTCCGCGAGGGGCGGCCGGTCCCGTGGGAGGCCGACGTGCTCGTGGGACCGGACCTCGCCGACCTCCTGCTGCTGGTCGAGGCGACCGGAGCTGCGCGCGAGGTCAGCCACCAGTCGGTCCCGCCTGGCGCAGCTCGGCGCCAGCATCGGGGCAGGCGCGGCCTTCGACGGGCTGCCCCGCACGGCCCGTGACCGGGTCGTCCGCATCGTCGACGGCGCCGCCCTGCTGGCCGTCGGCAACGGCCTGCGGATGGCGCGGGCCCTGGCCGACCTACCCACCACCCTGGAGCGGCGCACCCGGCCGTGGCACGCGATGGCGGTCGACGACGTCCTAGAGCAGCTCGGCACCTCCCTCGACGGGCTCCCTGAGGAGCTCGCGGCGGAGCGCCGCGGGCCGTCGGACGGACCGCCGAGCGCCGCCCGCCTGCTGGCCCGGAGCGTCGGCGAGGAGCTGATCAACCCGCTCACGCCGGTCCTGGCCGCCGGCGCCGGGCTGTCGCTGGCCACCGGGGCGGTCACCGACGCGGCCCTCGTCGCGACCGTCGTCGGACTGAACGCCGCGATCGGAGGCGCCCAGCGCTTCCGCACCGAGCGGGCGATCGCGGCCCTCGAGCAGCGCGGCCAGCAGCACGTGTCCGTGCGACGGGACGGCGGGGTCCACCGGGTCGCGGCCGGAGCGCTGGCGCCGGGGGACGTGATCGAGCTGTCACCCGGCGAAGCCGTGCCGGCCGACTGCCGCATCATCGCTGCCACCGGCTTCCTGCGACGCCTCCCCCCGCGGGAGATCCTGGACGCCAGCGTCGGCCTGGCGGTCGCCGCGGTGCCCGAGGGGCTGCCGCTCCTGGCGACCGTCGCCCAGCTCGCCGCCGCCCGGCGCCTGTCGCGACGCTCGGTCCTGGTCCGCAACCCCCGCGCGGTCGAGGCGCTGGGGCGGGTCGACGTGGTCTGCGCGGACAAGACCGGGACGCTGACGGAGGGCCGGATCCGGCTCGCGGCCGTCTCCGACGGGGTGCGCGAGGTCGTCCCGGACCGGCCGAGGTCGGGACCTCCCACCACCGGGTGCTGCTGACCGCGCGCCGGGCGACGCCGATCCGGCGCGACGGACCCCTGCCGCACCCCACCGACCAGGCGGTCGCCGAGGGGACGCGGCGGGCGGGGGTCCGCCGGGAGGACGGCGGCGAGTTCGAGGTCCTCGACGACGTGCCGTTCGAACCGGGCCGCAGCTTCCACGCGGTGCTCGCCGGGACCGAGGGGCACCGGGTGCTCGCGGTCAAGGGTGCCCCCGAGGTGGTGCTGGACCGGTGCGCGACGTGGGCGCACCCGACCGATGGGGCGGTCGGCCTCGAGGACGGCCGCCGCCGCGAGCTGGAGGACGAGTACGAGCGTCTGGCCGTGCGGGGCCTGCGGGTGCTGGCGATCGCGGAGCGTCCCCTCGACCAGCACGAGGTCGACGGTCACGAGGTCGGCGACCTGCGCTTCCTCGGGTTCCTCGGTCTGGCCGATCCGGTGCGCCCGGTGGCGGCCGACTCGATCCGCGAGCTGCGTCGCGCCGGTGTCGAGGTGATCATGATCACCGGCGATCACCCGGTCACCGCCCGCAGAATCGCCGCGGAGCTGGGTCTCGACGGGGACGCGCTGCTGACCGGCCCAGAGATGGACGCGATGGGCGACGACGAGCTCGCCGAGCGGCTGCTTGAGACCCGGGTCTTCGCACGGGTCACCCCGGCGGCGAAGGTCGACATCGTCCGGGCCCTCCAGCGGGACGGGTTCACGGTCGCGATGACCGGGGACGGGGCGAACGACGCTCCGGCGATCCGGCTGGCGGATGTGGGCATCGCCCTCGGCAAGCGGGCCACCCCGGCGGCGCGGGAGGCGGCGGACCTGATCATCACCGACGAGCGGCTCGAGGTGATCGTCGACGCGATCGCCGAGGGACGCAGCCTGTGGTCGTCGGTCCGCGACGCGGTCGCCATCCTGCTCGGCGGCAACGTGGGCGAGATCTCGTTCATGCTCCTCGGCGCGCTGGTCGGTCGGCGGCCGCCGCTGAACGCCCGCCAGGTGCTGCTCGTGAACTTGCTGACCGACGTCGCGCCGGCGATGGCGATCGCGGTCCGCCCGCCCGTCGGGCGGACCACCGCCGCGTTGCTCGCGCAGGGACCGGAGGAGGCGCTCGGCGGGGAGCTCGACCGGGCGATCGTCTGGCGGGCGGTGGGGACCGCGTGCGGCGCCACCGGCGCGTACGCGCTCGCCCGGATCACGGGCACGCGGCGCCGCGCCCAGACCGTCGGGCTCGTCGCGGTGGTCGGGGCGCAGATGGGCCAGACGATCGCCGTCGCCGGCCGCGACCCCCGGGTGCTCGCCGCCGGGCTCGGATCCGCGGCGGTGCTGGGAGCGTGCGTCCAGACGCCGGGGATCAGCCGGCTGGCGGGCTCACGGCCGATGGGCCCGGTCGGGTGGACGCTGGGGCTCGTGGGCGCCACCGCCGGCGCGACCGTCGGGGTCGCCGGTCCGTGGGTCGAGCGGCAGCTGCAGAGGGTCGGCATCGAGCTGCCGATCCCCGAGCCGTCCTTCGGCAGAGAGCCCGCTCGCTGATCGAAGGCCCCCCATCAGCGCGGGCGCTGAGCGGTCAGGAGGGCAGCTGGGCTCGCCAGCTCGGCTTTGCTGCACCTGCCTCGCATGGACGGATACGGCGAGGCGGCTCCGGTTAAGAACGGACCGGTGAACCGGGTGGTGCCCTCAACCAGCGTCCCGATCGCCGAGCTGCCCAGGCCGAGGATGAGGTCGCCTTCCCAGTGCCCGGGCACGGCCCGGTCGTCCGCTTCGGCAGGCCGCTGACTGATCAAGATCTCGGGGCTGACGAACTTCTTGCCCCGTCCTCGAGTGCGTGCTCTCGGTACTCGCAGCGCCCGTCCGGTGCGCAGGCAGGCGACCAGTTCACGGCGTAGCGCCCCGCGGCCCTGGACGTAGAGCGTCTGGTAGATGGCCTCGTGGGAGATCCTCATGGACGCCTCATCGGGGAAGTCGACCTTCAGCCGGTTCGAGATCTGCTCCGGGCTCCACGAGTTCGCCCATCGTCTGTCCTGACGTCGACCGTGGCGGCGACCGATCCAGGGCACCTGCGGACCGGCCACCTCGACGCCGTCGAGCGTTACGAGGTTGCCCGCAAGCCGCTGTTGCACGTAGTCGCGGAGCCGGTCGTTGGCGGCGAGCTTGGCGACCTTCGGACGTTTGGCACTCCGGTCGGCGTGCCACTGCGCGGTCGTGGCCCGATACTCCAGCTTGCCACCCCGGGTCGCGGCGTTGCGGCGCAGCTCCCTTGAGACGGTCGACGGCGACCGATCCAGCCGGCGTGCGATCTCGCGAACGCCGACCTTCTGGGCGTTGAGAATCGCGATCTCCTCTCGCTCGACGAAGGACAGGTAGCGCCCCGAGAGCGGAGCGGGACTGACGGTCGGCATGCCACCACCTTCACGGAACCAGCGTGAACCAACAGCCGGCGAGACGCCGGCCGCGTGGCGGCATCTTCGCTCGACAACCCGCCGGCGATCGCACCCCAGAACCGCTGGCGGTGTTCTCGCCTGGCCACCGATGGACGCCCCGGCGAACGCATCGCCGGACGAGCACGGTCACCTTGTCGACGCCTGCTCGTTCCCATCGCCACTCCTCACTCTCGAGGTGTTGCGACGACCGCTTGAATTCACCCTGGGTGCCGTGGTCGGAGTGGTGGATGGTGCTGGCGGCGGGCTTGCGCCGGCAGCAGGCCATGTCGAGCGCGTCGAGGACCAGCTCGGTTCGCAGGTGGTCGGCGATCGAGTGGCCGACCACCAGGCGCGAGAA encodes:
- a CDS encoding NAD(P)/FAD-dependent oxidoreductase, which encodes MTDRTASQYVETLVIGGGQSGLAVGYHLTQRGLPYTIVDANDRVGDAWRNRWDSLRLFTPNRLNALPGMPHVGYHWKFPSKDEMADYLQSYAERFEIPVETGVRVQRLSREGDRFVAVAGNRRFEADNVVVAMSSWQRPRVPEFASELDPGIVQLHVAEYRNPGQLQQGGVLVVGAGNSGAEVAMELARTHDVWLSGPDTGVIPFRPETVAARILLPFVGRVIFHRVLTTSTPIGRKARPKMQSTGEPLLRVKPKDLAAAGVERVPRITGVQHGQPQLEDGRRIDVANVVWCTGFHPGFSWIDLPAIEEGRSEPNHRRGVVEQMPGLYFIGLKFLYAVSSEQIHGVGRDAAHIADAIAARRGQSHRGPQVTDRHDQLEAGRSQRSS
- a CDS encoding PadR family transcriptional regulator — protein: MKDRLTTTSYAVLAQVAVRPWSAYELAEQRVRYFRYVWPRAESAIYREVKRLSAMGLLEGRKEYTGQRSRTVYSITQDGKETLREWLATPISPFSMEFEAMSRLFVAPLGTKDDIVGSLKQVRADAQDMLRFAGEVKQEFIDGINVAQDQVHIRALAVDFFISLLITVEAWSQRTLAEIETWDDLMPSEDKNEKALDKIRQLPVRTPQDSLENVSKPPKSQMRTRS
- a CDS encoding nucleotidyltransferase family protein, giving the protein MRAEVEQHRDELIAAAERHRARNVRLFGSVATGRDDADSDVDFLVDFEQGATLLDLADLRDEFQEILGRPVDVLLSRGLKPRDEDIRREAVPL
- a CDS encoding plasmid pRiA4b ORF-3 family protein, which encodes MARTWLSIRVDLVDGMHAHALWPRPGRLMLARPGMTFRMLADAINDAFARWDLAHLHAFTLADGTRITMKGPWDDDWNEPELDDTQEKLTRLSLGEQFTYEFDFGDSWMHLCTVADEKVDPHEVYGEAPKRPVASPPRRRPRPPGRPGRRAARPPHRLGAA
- a CDS encoding HAD-IC family P-type ATPase, whose protein sequence is MLLTARRATPIRRDGPLPHPTDQAVAEGTRRAGVRREDGGEFEVLDDVPFEPGRSFHAVLAGTEGHRVLAVKGAPEVVLDRCATWAHPTDGAVGLEDGRRRELEDEYERLAVRGLRVLAIAERPLDQHEVDGHEVGDLRFLGFLGLADPVRPVAADSIRELRRAGVEVIMITGDHPVTARRIAAELGLDGDALLTGPEMDAMGDDELAERLLETRVFARVTPAAKVDIVRALQRDGFTVAMTGDGANDAPAIRLADVGIALGKRATPAAREAADLIITDERLEVIVDAIAEGRSLWSSVRDAVAILLGGNVGEISFMLLGALVGRRPPLNARQVLLVNLLTDVAPAMAIAVRPPVGRTTAALLAQGPEEALGGELDRAIVWRAVGTACGATGAYALARITGTRRRAQTVGLVAVVGAQMGQTIAVAGRDPRVLAAGLGSAAVLGACVQTPGISRLAGSRPMGPVGWTLGLVGATAGATVGVAGPWVERQLQRVGIELPIPEPSFGREPAR